The Thermodesulfobacteriota bacterium genome includes a region encoding these proteins:
- a CDS encoding DUF6502 family protein, with amino-acid sequence MKTHESIYAAILRLLTPLVRLLLRKGIPFRAFADLAKRVYIDVAQAEFGIPGRKQTRSRVSVLTGLSRKEVLRVARLPKPDDSQTEQSYNRAVRVLSGWIRDARYHDADGNPAVLAADGGMPSFASLVKEYGGDVPPRSVLDELLRVGVVEQGEPGRFRLLDRAYIPSMGEGEKIGILGTDVAALIETIDHNLGAEPGAAFFQRKTLYDNLPEEAVERLRREIASRAEKFLEQTDRRLAENDRDVNPAVGGTGRRKAGLGIYWFEGDWKEGDRKEGDR; translated from the coding sequence ATGAAAACACACGAGTCCATATACGCCGCGATCCTCCGGCTCCTCACTCCGCTGGTCCGGCTGCTCCTTCGGAAAGGGATCCCTTTCCGGGCGTTCGCCGACCTGGCGAAGCGGGTGTACATAGACGTCGCACAGGCGGAATTCGGCATACCGGGAAGAAAGCAGACCCGTTCGAGAGTTTCCGTTCTAACAGGGCTTTCACGTAAGGAAGTGCTGCGGGTGGCGCGCCTTCCGAAGCCCGACGATTCCCAAACAGAGCAAAGCTACAACCGCGCGGTGCGGGTGCTTTCCGGGTGGATCCGGGACGCCCGTTACCACGACGCGGACGGAAACCCCGCGGTACTGGCGGCGGATGGCGGGATGCCTTCGTTTGCCTCGCTGGTCAAGGAGTACGGCGGCGACGTTCCTCCCAGGTCGGTCCTCGACGAGCTGCTCCGGGTCGGGGTGGTGGAGCAGGGGGAGCCGGGAAGGTTCCGCCTCCTCGACCGGGCATACATTCCTTCAATGGGAGAAGGCGAGAAGATCGGGATCCTGGGAACCGATGTCGCGGCGCTGATCGAAACCATCGACCACAACCTGGGCGCCGAGCCGGGAGCGGCGTTCTTTCAGCGGAAAACGCTGTACGACAACCTCCCGGAAGAGGCCGTGGAGCGGCTTCGCCGGGAGATCGCCTCCCGGGCGGAGAAATTCCTCGAACAGACGGACCGCCGCCTCGCCGAAAACGACCGGGACGTGAACCCGGCCGTCGGCGGGACCGGGCGGCGCAAGGCGGGGCTGGGCATCTACTGGTTCGAAGGAGACTGGAAAGAAGGTGATCGGAAGGAAGGAGACCGGTAA